Below is a genomic region from Homo sapiens chromosome X, GRCh38.p14 Primary Assembly.
CGGGCCTGGACCACCCTGCAGGGGAAGACTTCTCAGGCTGAGTCGCCACCACCTCACCCCGCCACCCCCCGCCGCTTTAACCGCAGGGAACTCTGGCGTAAGAGCTTTGTGTGACCAGGGCAGGGCTGGTTAGAAGTGCTCAGGGCCCAGACTCAGCCAGGAATCAAGGTCAGGACCCCAAGAGGGGACTGAGGGCAACCCACCCCCTACCCTCACTACCAATCCCATCCCCCAACAccaaccccacccccatccctcaaACACCAACCCCACCCCCAAACCCCATTCCCATCTCCTCCCCCACCACCATCCTGGCAGAATCCGGGCTTTGCCCCTGCAATCAACCCACGGAAGCTCCGGGAATGGCGGCCAAGCACGCGGATCCTGACGTTCACATGTACGGCTAAGGGAGGGAAGGGGTTGGGTCTCGTGAGTATGGCCTTTGGGATGCAGAGGAAGGGCCCAGGCCCTCCTGGAAGACAGTGGAGTCCTTAGGGGACCCAGCATGCCAGGACAGGGGGCCCACTGTACCCCTGTCTCAAACTGAGCCACCTTTTCATTCAGCCGCGGGAATCCTAGGGATGCAGACCCACTTCAGCAGGGGGTTGGGGCCCAGCCCTGCGAGGAGTcaaggggaggaagaagagggaggactGAGGGGACCTTGGAGTCCAGATCAGTGGCAACCTTGGGCTGGGGgatcctgggcacagtggccgAATGTGCCCCGTGCTCATTGCACCTTCAGGGTGACAGAGAGTTGAGGGCTGTGGTCTGAGGGCTGGGACTTCAGGTCAGCAGAGGGAGGAATCCCAGGATCTGCCGGACCCAAGGTGTGCCCCCTTCATGAGGACTGGGGATACCCCCGGCCCAGAAAGAAGGGATGCCACAGAGTCTGGCCGTCCCTTGTTCTTAGCTCTGGGGGAACCTGATCAGGGATGGCCCTAAGTGACAATCTCATTTGTACCACAGGCAGGAGGTTGGGGAACCCTCAGGGAGATAAGGTGTTGGTGTAAAGAGGAGCTGTCTGCTCATTtcagggggttgggggttgaGAAAGGGCAGTCCCTGGCAGGAGTAAAGATGAGTAACCCACAGGAGGCCATCATAACGTTCACCCTAGAACCAAAGGGGTCAGCCCTGGACAACGCACGTGGGGGTAACAGGATGTGGCCCCTCCTCACTTCTGTTTCCAGATCTCAGGGAGTTGATGACCTTGTTTTCAGAAGGTGACTCAGGTCAACACAGGGGCCCCCATCTGGTCGACAGATGCAGTGGTTCTAGGATCTGCCAAGCATCCAGGTGGAGAGCCTGAGGTAGGATTGAGGGTACTCCTGGGCCAGAATGCAGACAGGGGGCCCCATAGAAATCTGCCCTGCCCCTGCGGTTACTTCAGAGACCCTGGGCAGGGCTGTCAGCTGAAGTCCCTCCATTATCCTGGGATCTTTGATGTCAGGGAAGGGGAGGCCTTGGTCTGAAGGGGCTGGAGTCAGGTCAGTAGAGGGAGGGTCTCAGGCCCTGCCAGGAGTGGACGTGAGGACCAAGCGGACTCGTCACCCAGGACACCTGGACTCCAATGAATTTGGACATCTCTCGTTGTCCTTCGCGGGAGGACCTGGTCACGTATGGCCAGATGTGGGTCCCCTCATCTCCTTCTGTACCATATCAGGGATGTGAGTTCTTGACATGAGAGATTCTCAAGCCAGCAAAAGGGTGGGATTAGGCCCTACAAGGAGAAAGGTGAGGGCCCTGAGTGAGCACAGAGGGGACCCTCCACCCAAGTAGAGTGGGGACCTCACGGAGTCTGGCCAACCCTGCTGAGACTTCTGGGAATCCGTGGCTGTGCTTGCAGTCTGCACACTGAAGGCCCGTGCATTCCTCTCCCAGGAATCAGGAGCTCCAGGAACCAGGCAGTGAGGCCTTGGTCTGAGTCAGTGTCCTCAGGTCACAGAGCAGAGGGGACGCAGACAGTGCCAACACTGAAGGTTTGCCTGGAATGCACACCAAGGGCCCCACCCGCCCAGAACAAATGGGACTCCAGAGGGCCTGGCCTCACCCTCCCTATTCTCAGTCCTGCAGCCTGAGCATGTGCTGGCCGGCTGTACCCTGAGGTGCCCTCCCACTTCCTCCTTCAGGTTCTGAGGGGGACAGGCTGACAAGTAGGACCCGAGGCACTGGAGGAGCATTGAAGGAGAAGATCTGTAAGTAAGCCTTTGTCAGAGCCTCCAAGGTTCAGTTCAGTTCTCACCTAAGGCCTCACACACGCTCCTTCTCTCCCCAGGCCTGTGGGTCTTCATTGCCCAGCTCCTGCCCGCACTCCTGCCTGCTGCCCTGACCAGAGTCATCATGCCTCTTGAGCAGAGGAGTCAGCACTGCAAGCCTGAAGAAGGCCTTGAGGCCCGAGGAGAGGCCCTGGGCCTGGTGGGTGCGCAGGCTCCTGCTACTGAGGAGCAGCAGACCGCTTCTTCCTCTTCTACTCTAGTGGAAGTTACCCTGGGGGAGGTGCCTGCTGCCGACTCACCGAGTCCTCCCCACAGTCCTCAGGGAGCCTCCAGCTTCTCGACTACCATCAACTACACTCTTTGGAGACAATCCGATGAGGGCTCCAGCAACCAAGAAGAGGAGGGGCCAAGAATGTTTCCCGACCTGGAGTCCGAGTTCCAAGCAGCAATCAGTAGGAAGATGGTTGAGTTGGTTCATTTTCTGCTCCTCAAGTATCGAGCCAGGGAGCCGGTCACAAAGGCAGAAATGCTGGAGAGTGTCCTCAGAAATTGCCAGGACTTCTTTCCCGTGATCTTCAGCAAAGCCTCCGAGTACTTGCAGCTGGTCTTTGGCATCGAGGTGGTGGAAGTGGTCCCCATCAGCCACTTGTACATCCTtgtcacctgcctgggcctctcctACGATGGCCTGCTGGGCGACAATCAGGTCATGCCCAAGACAGGCCTCCTGATAATCGTCCTGGCCATAATCGCAATAGAGGGCGACTGTGCCCCTGAGGAGAAAATCTGGGAGGAGCTGAGTATGTTGGAGGTGTTTGAGGGGAGGGAGGACAGTGTCTTCGCACATCCCAGGAAGCTGCTCATGCAAGATCTGGTGCAGGAAAACTACCTGGAGTACCGGCAGGTGCCCGGCAGTGATCCTGCATGCTACGAGTTCCTGTGGGGTCCAAGGGCCCTCATTGAAACCAGCTATGTGAAAGTCCTGCACCATACACTAAAGATCGGTGGAGAACCTCACATTTCCTACCCACCCCTGCATGAACGGGCtttgagagagggagaagagtgaGTCTCAGCACATGTTGCAGCCAGGGCCAGTGGGAGGGGGTCTGGGCCAGTGCACCTTCCAGGGCCCCATCCATTAGCTTCCACTGCCTCGTGTGATATGAGGCCCATTCCTGCCTCTTTGAAGAGAGCAGTCAGCATTCTTAGCAGTGAGTTTCTGTTCTGTTGGATGACTTTGAGATTTATCTTTGTTTCCTGTTGGAATTGTTCAAATGTTCCTTTTAACAAATGGTTGGATGAACTTCAGCATCCAAGTTTATGAATGACAGTAGTCACACATAGTGCTGTTTATATAGTTTAGGGGTAAGAGTCCTGTTTTTTATTCAGATTGGGAAATCCATTCCATTTTGTGAGTTGTCACATAATAACAGCAGTGGAATATGTATTTGCCTATATTGTGAACGAATTAGCAGTAAAATACATgatacaaggaactcaaaagaTAGTTAATTCTTGCCTTATACCTCAGTctattatgtaaaattaaaaatatgtgtatgtttttgcttctttgagaatgcaaaagaaattaaatctgaATAAATAATTCTTCCTGTTCACTGGCTCATTTCTTTACCATTCACTCAGCATCTGCTCTGTGGAAGGCCCTGGTAGTAGTGGGGATTCTAAGGTAAGCCAGACTCACGTCTACCCATAGGGTCATAGAGTCTAGGAGCTGCAGTCATGTAATTAAGGTGGCGAGAAGTCCTCTAGGATGTAGTGGAAATGTAAGACAGGGGTGAGGGTGTGGGGTTCCAGGTGAGAGTGGTGAGTATAAATGCCCTGAGCTGGGGCAATTTGGGATCTGGGAACCTGCAGTTCCTTCTGAAGGAGCTGATTCTAATGATGCCCGGTGGGTCCAGGGCCAGATTCTCAGAGGGTGAGAGAAAAGCCTGGAATGGAATGCTACCCTGAGCAGTTTCTTTAGGATGGGGATGAAGAGAGAGGAATCTCCACCTGGGGCTGGAATGGAAGGTGTCCTGTGTTTTTGCCCAATGCTGTTGAACACAGCCCAAGATCTAGGTGATGGACACCCATCATCTGCAAGGGTTTCCTGAGCGATAAGGCTGAATTTCCCAGGAAGGGTGACCCAGAAGCCACTGGCcaggtgcttttctttttttttttttttttttttttttttttttttttttttgagacggagtctcgctctgtcgcccaggctggagtgcagtggcgggatctcggctcactgcaagctccgcctcccgggttcacgccattctcctgcctcagcctcccaagtagctgggactacaggcgcccgccactacgcccggctaattttttttgtatttttagtagagacggggtttcaccgttttagccgggatggtctcgatctcctgacctcgtgatccgcccgcctcggcctcccaaagtgctgggattacaggcgtgagccaccgcgcccggccggccaGGTGCTTTTCTGCCAGGCAGGGAGAGCCAGAGCTGACTCCATTAAAAAGGCATTCTAACTAGGTTATCTCAAGTGCAATTTGACCAATTGTAAGCACGGGCTAGATTCTGGATGGTAACAAAGTGGATGAATATAGTGGTTTGGATGGgaaagcagctgggagagagggaaggagttgGTCTTTGACTCACATTCTAGGAGCTTTGAGCTGCACCTGGCTGGGCAAAACTCCCGCACAACCAAATTTTGAAGTGCATTCTCTAAGAGGAAATACTTAACTGAATTTTATGGAAGAAGCTTCTGTTTGGGGCTAATTATTCCATGTCCTATTGAGCTGTATGTTCTCTGATAAGTCCTGGagaacaacgacaacaacaacaaaatcccagTGTTCGGGCCTCGGGTTAAAGCATATTGGAAATAACAGCCATCCGCCATTTGTGAAACTTCCAATTTACACCAGGCCCGGAGCCAGGTGGTTCACCTGCGTTGCATACACTCCGACTGTCCTACTAGACAGGCCTTATCACATCTGCTTACAGATGAAGAATCCAGGGCTTACAGAGCTTGTGAATTGGGATATAAGAACAGGGTATTTCCTGGGTATTTCTCAGTATCACGTGGCTAGTAAGGAACAGGGCTGGAACCAGACCCCTGGCATGAATTCCTTTAGAGCCCATGCTGTCCCCACTTCTCCGAGCCCGAGGCTGACCTCCTGACAGcgacttcatttttcttctcagcacTGCACCATGTCTCTCAGGTGACAAAAAGAAGGACCTTGAGGCCAGCATAATGAAGCAGGCCTGGAGAACGCGACAGTGAGAATCAAACACCATTTGGGGCTGGTGTGCGCTAGGTTCCTTGAGAGCTAACTCTGCCCAGTTGTGGGCATTTCTCTGCAGCCCCAGCACTTTCAGAATTACAGCACATTTCCCCGGGTCACTTCCATGTGTCCTGTCTGACTCTGGAACCTATAGGGCCTGCTGATCAGCTCCTCACTGATCCTCACAGAACAGCCCAGAATCCCCTGCTCACCTCCTGACAGGGAGCATTCCTTCTCATAGTAGAAGTCCTCTGGCTGTTCCGTCTCTCACCCAGGAAGCCATATGATGTCAAAAACCCTTTTGTATAAAAACTCACACGGGGACAGTGACGCTTAGACACTTGGTTACCACTCTGGTTGTCTTCAACACACTCTCTAATCGTTTTCTGAATGGGCTGAGGAGTCTGATTCGCCATATTATCTAAGGGTTCTTGTGTGATGTCACCCTGAAGTTAGAGGGATTTGGAACCACCTTGATACTTGAAATCGGACTTTCACAGGGCGTCCTTTTGGAATTCGCCTCTGAATACATGCACAGATAAATGATCAAAGAGCAAACCGTCTCTCATGAGTATTAGATGAGAAAAACCTTGGGAAACCCCAGTGGAACAAACATCTACTTACTGAGGCTGAATTCCTAAATTTCTGGAGTCCTCCAGGAGTTTAAAAACTATACCTTGAAAACACGTCAACTCTAATGAAAGAGGAATAATTAAGCAGCCTTCTGTTTCTTGTCTGTTTACCTGCTCCACAGGAAAATACTGGCCTTCAGCGTGCCTACCTCGACAGGTGTACAGGCGTGTGGAGGGTAGCAGAAATTCACAGGTTAACATTTTGACCAGGAATCAAATGGAGGAACAATTCTCAGCCTACTAAGGAtttaaaggatattacaaaggaaagCCTTCCTGCTGAGACTTTCAAGATTCTTGAACAGTTAGTTGTGATCGTATGTTTGAAAACATCAGTCACATATTTGACACTGGAAAACGCTGGAGAACTTCAAGGTAAATTtggccttctcagaaactcctccTAGAAATGAGAAGGGTAGTATAATACCAAATGATCATAGTTGCTTTTTGTTGAGCACCCACTATGTAACAGTTTATGGGGAAGGGTATAGTACTCACCCACattttgtctctgtctccttcctggACACATGGGAACAGTAAAGTCCTTGCAGTTAGGATCATGTGACTTTTCCTTTACACCAATACAGGAGCAGAAGCATTGTTTGTCACATCCAGGCATTTGAGAGCCAGTGTGCCATTTCCATGCTTTCTCTCCGCTTTCAACAGCAAACATGGCAGCTTCATCTTGAGATGACGGAATCAAAAGGTGGAAGCAGCTTGGATCCCTGGGTCATGTGAGAGTGGAGAGCCCCTGCCAAACCGCATCAGAACTTATTTGCacataaaataaacttctgttgtgtCAAGCCATTCATGGTTGTTCTGTTGCATCAGCTAGCAATTACTTAAACTGACACGGCTAGTATTTCTGTTGtcagtattaaatattttttatttaaaatgtagtttggtatatattcttatttcaaaaatgatagaaatgtagataattcacaattttttttttacaaagctcCTCCACAGTTAACaacaccccccgcccccccgcaGAGGTCACCACAATTAACAATGTTGTGTATTATTTTACTGCTGACTCTAGGCTTTTCACTGACAAactataacaatatattatttttattcaatatacaAGAACAATGACATACATACTGATCTGCTTTTATCACTTTATAAAATGCATGTAGGATCTTTCGACAACagtatagatgatagatagatagatagatagatagatagatagatagatagatagatagatagagacagGTAGATCTTTCTCACTTTTGAAACCACTTTCTATAATTCTAAAGTAGACATGCACCAaaattaattaaactctttcttcctAATGGACATATAAGTTGTTTCCCATTTGCTATatgataaatagaataaaataaacatctcTGCCTATGAATTTTAGGCAAACATGGTTTTCTTATAAGAAGGCTATATTAACATGGACATTGGGTTAAAGTGAAAGGGTGAAAatagtttaacatttaaaatatttctaaaatgttattacaaaaatGCTGTACCAATTCAAATTCTCATAAAAATCACAATTGATTTAAAATTCTGAAGTGTGGACAGGATATTTCTTCTCTGCTTTGAGAAGGATTTGGTGAGACTGAAGAGGAACCAGGGAAGGAGAGCAGACAGGAGACCCTCAGCCTGTGAGGGAGGATCCAGGGAGGATCCAGGAGAGAGCCATTGCTAGTGTCAATGACAGAGAGCACATGCAAAACCAAGTCCACTGAGACCCAGGCAGGCTGGCACTCCGAGCTCTAAATCCAGACTTCAGGCCGGTGGGGTCAGGAGcctgagggagagaagggggaagggagggggcaggACAGGACAATGAACAGGAATAGGCTTGGGAAATCCTGGCACCATCATCACCAGCTGGAGGAGGCCCTGTGATCTGAGTGGGTAAGCCTGTTGGCTGAATGCACCAGGGCTGTGCTGGTCAACCTTCCCGCCCTCAGaatccccttccctctctccggAATAGTTTGGCTGGCTCCCTGCATCATTCTGGGCCAGCTACCTCTCTTGAACCCTCCAGTGGTCCTTTGCACCTTCGCCAGCATCCCAGATCTGGGAGAGGCCTTCATGCATGCTGGGGGCTGGTGTTTTATCCCCTGGGGGCCCTCCATAGAGGCTGGGCTATGTGAGTGTGTTGCTGACTGATGACCAACTGCCAAAACAGGCCAGGAATGCCCATGAGCAGTTGAAAGGGGCAGTGGGGCTGCATGGAGGAGAAATGGGAGGAAGAGTGCCCTGGGACTAGTCAGCTCAGACTCTGCAGATGAAGGATTGGCTGTGGACGTGCCTTGAAAATGAACCAGGTGGTGACTGCGTCTCAGATGGACTTCTGTGGCTTCTGAACTCTTGGCACACAAGAGGACTGGTGTCGTAGGGCAGTGATCGCTGGACTATGTTGCCAGCAGACACTGTCTGGCGTACAGGGCTGGCCCAAGGTGTGTACATGAGCAGGTTGTATGGCAAGGCGTTGGAGTTGGCAGCCTTCCTTGTTAAACTGATGGGGATGTGTGGGGTCCAATAAAGGAAACATCATGCACCATCCTGTTGGGAGCATCCTCACCTCCATGACGGTGTTTGGGCCTGGGGATAAGGCATCTGTAGTGACCCTCTCGTTGGTAGTTTCCACGGGtttttctgagctcaagtgagcaCAGGTGAAGGAACTGTGGGTTTCTTCATGCAGGTCGGAGGCCCAGGCCAGACCGACTCCATAATTTGAACCAAAGAATTCCCATGCCTGgtactttcattcatttcatgCACTTATTGATTCCTACAGAAAACTTTTATTCAATATATGCTGAGGAAACACCAAGtcaaaaaaacacaagaaagcaGCAGTGCCCTTAACTCAGTCTATGGGGGGCGTGAGGGAGATGGTGAGGTGGAAAGACACGGAAGAGTTTTAGGAAGTGAGGGACTGTGAACTGATGGAGAGAATCTCTATTGACCTGACTTCTGAGGTTGGTGATGTTGCTCCCTTAgttgagagggagggagaagggtaAGAGTTGGTGGTGATTTGATGAAGAAGAGTGTGGAGGATGAGATCCGTGGGCAGCATTTTAAAGCTCAGTCTAGGATTTTTTTAGACATGgatgttttatgaaaatatatagtGTTTTAACACCCACAGGTAGTGATGCACGTATTGATATGTCACATGCCTTTGCCACGTAATAAGATGAACGCAAGGTCTTCCCACAACTATACCTACAATCGACATCACTTTTGTAAGTATTCCCTAGAATTCTAAAGTAGGTGTGTGCCATAGTTaattaaacctttcctttccTGATAAACACATACGTTCATTCCCATTTGTTGCTATGATTAATAGAACTGAAATAAACATACGTTTTTGGACAGATATGCATGCTTTCCAATAAGAAAGATATAGTAACATGGACATTGGGTTAAAGTGGAAATGGTGTGAATAGTTTAACTTTTTAGAAGTATTGTCAaaattttattccaaaaataCTGTAccaattaattttctcacaaatTAATAGATGTGAATATCCTACACTCACAGAAAGATTTTGTGTTATCAATCTTCTCATTTTTGgtgaaaattatgaataaaatttagtGAAGAAATATTGTTTCACTGTTATTTTGTGTCTTTGCTTTCTCTAATTAGGTTAAGTACACACTAACTTAATCCCTCACCCATATGAAGTTGGATTTATACAGTGACATCCTGAGTAACATTTCTCTAGGCATGGTTTAACATTCTGAAATGGGGACAGGACATTTCTCTTGTGCTTTGAGAAGGAATTGGTCAGAATGAACAGGAGCCAGGGAAGGAGAGCAGACAGGACACCCTCAGCCCATGAGGGTAATCGGGAGGATCcagcactgatatggtttgattgtttccccacccaaatctcatcttgaattgtagctcccataacctccacgtgtcatgggagggatcaggtgggaggtaattgaatcacagggataagtttttcccatgctgttctcgccGTAGTAAATAAGTCTTAGGAGATCTGATGTTTTCacaaagggcagttcccctgcacatgctctcttgcctgctgccatgtgagacatatctttgctcctccttccccttctgccatgattgtgaggccttcccagccatgtagaactgtcagtccattaaacctcttttttttattattataaattacccagtctcaggtatttcttcatagcagtatgaaaatgaacaaatacaagGGGAGAGCAATGGCCAGAGTCCATGAGAGAGACCGTATATGAAACCAAGTCCACATTTCCCCAGGCAGGCTGGCATTCAGAGGTCTGAATCCAGAGTTCAGCCCGGTGGAGGCAGGGAcctgagggagagaagggggaagagaggagggagggcaggaCAATGAAAATGAATAGGCTTGGGAAATTCCAGCACCATCATCACTAGCTGGAGGGGGCCGTGTGATCTGAATGGGCAGGCCTGTTGATGGAATGCACCAGCGATGTGCTGGAGACCCAACCCTCCCTCAGaatccccttccctctctcacgAAGAGTATGGCTGGCTCCCTGCATCATTCCGGGCAAGCTCCCTCTCTTGACCACTCCAGTGGTCGTGTGTACCATTTCCAGCGTCCCGGGGCAGGGAGTTGTCTCATGCCTGCTGGGGGCTGCTGTTTTATCCCCTGTGAACTCTCCATGGAGCCTGGACTATGTGAATGGGTTGCTAACTTTTGAGCAACAGCCAAGACAGGCCAGAAATATTTATGAGCAGTGGAAGGTGAGGGTGGCAGCAAGGCTGCATGGAGGGGAATTTGGAGGAAGAGTACCCTAGGACTAGTCAGCTCCGACTCTGCAGATGAAGGATTGGCTGTGGATGTGCAATGAGAATGATCCAGGTGGTGACCATGTCTCAGATGGACTTCTGAGGCTTCTGAGCTCTTGAGACAAAAGCAGACAGGTATCCTGGGGCTCTAATCACTGGCCTATGATGCCACCAGACAGTGCCTGGGGTAGAGGGCTGGTCCAAGGTGTGTATGTGAGCAGGTTGGATGGCAAGGCAGTGCAGATGGCACCCTTCCTTGTTAAACTGATGGGGACGTGTGGGGTCCAATACAGGAGGCATCATGCACAATACTGTTGGGAGCATCCTCACCTCCATGATAGTGTTTGGGCATGGGGAGTAGGCATCTGCAGTGATGCTCTCAATGATAGTTTCCAGGGGATTTCTAAACTCAAGTGAGCACAGGTGATGGAACTGTGGGTTTCTTCAGGTAggcgggaggccaaggcaggggcagCCTCCACGTTTTGAATCAATGAATTCCCATGCCTggtaatttcattcattcatgcacttATTGATTCCTACAGAAAACTTTTATTGAATATATGCTGAGGAAACAGCAagtcaacaaaacaaaagaaagtggcAAGGCCCTTAATACTGTCTGTAAGGGGATGGGGGAGATGGAGAGGAGGTGTGAATCGCCCATCTGAGCCAGGGAGTCCAGGAAGGCAGAGCCAGACTTGGGGACAGGCAGTGTGCAACAAAGGGAGTGACAGCCTGTGTCCAGGCAAGCAAGCGCTCTTTCTATGACACTATCAATCTGGTTTTCCTCCTGGATGTTGCCTGTGTGTGAAAGCAACTGCTGTTCTctgtgcctgcctgcctctgttaATAGGGAAAATGCTAATGGTTGGCAGATGCTCACTTCTGCTCACCTTGGGTCACCTCTACTGAAGGGATGGTTTGACAGCAAAAGGACAGGAAGAAACTTTTGGGGAGTATGAATATATTTTGCACCTTCTATGTGGTTGTGATTTCATGGGactacacatttgtcaaaactgttTAAATTGTTTCTCAGTATTTAGGAGAAAAAGTAAGCAGAAAACCAGGAAGGATATAGATGACCTGAAAAGCACCATTAACTACTCTGAccaattaaaataatgagaaaagcaCTGcattcaacaacagcagaataaacaTTCCTCTCAAGTGTGCATGAAATATTTCCCAGGATAGATGGTATTCTGGGCCATCAAACAAAGcttacaaattgaaaaaaaaaatagaaataataaaaagcctcTTCTTAGACcataatataattaaattcaaAACCAAACACCAAGATATCTGAAAAATGCCCAaatattggaaattttaaaatatgctcctAAATAACCTATGGGTCAAAGAGGGAGTCtcaggagaattttaaaaatacattaagttgaatgaaaataaaaatatacatacaaaaatggGATTCAGCTAAAGTGTTTCCttgagggaaatgtatagcatattttatgtttatattagaaaatgaaatctaaaatcaataaccAAAACTTTCACCCTAGGAATCCAAAGAACAAAGAGCAATTTGAATTTAAAGAAATTGTAGAGGATCCCCCCATCCCTTCCCACACTCCCACCTCTTCCCCTTAAGCCCTACCCCCAACCTttgaga
It encodes:
- the MAGEA2B gene encoding melanoma-associated antigen 2 encodes the protein MPLEQRSQHCKPEEGLEARGEALGLVGAQAPATEEQQTASSSSTLVEVTLGEVPAADSPSPPHSPQGASSFSTTINYTLWRQSDEGSSNQEEEGPRMFPDLESEFQAAISRKMVELVHFLLLKYRAREPVTKAEMLESVLRNCQDFFPVIFSKASEYLQLVFGIEVVEVVPISHLYILVTCLGLSYDGLLGDNQVMPKTGLLIIVLAIIAIEGDCAPEEKIWEELSMLEVFEGREDSVFAHPRKLLMQDLVQENYLEYRQVPGSDPACYEFLWGPRALIETSYVKVLHHTLKIGGEPHISYPPLHERALREGEE